The following proteins are encoded in a genomic region of Streptomyces collinus Tu 365:
- the gap gene encoding type I glyceraldehyde-3-phosphate dehydrogenase produces MTVRIGINGFGRIGRNVFRAVAARGSELEIVAVNDLGDVDTMAHLLAYDSILGRFPEEIAAEPGAIRVGSRTVKVLAERDPAALPWGDLGVDLVIESTGIFTDAARARAHIDGGAKKVVIAAPASGEDLTVVLGVNEDAYDPERHTIISNASCTTNCLAVLAKVLHESVGIEAGMMTTVHAYTQDQNLQDAPHKDLRRARAAGLNIVPTSSGAAKAIGLVLPELAGKLDAFALRVPVPTGSVTDLTVTPGRRTSVEEVNEAYAAAAAGAYKGLLSYSEAPLVSTDIVGDPASCVFDAGLTRVTDGQVKVVGWYDNEWGYSNRLIDLALLVGAAL; encoded by the coding sequence ATGACTGTGCGCATCGGTATCAACGGCTTCGGGCGCATCGGCCGCAACGTCTTCCGCGCGGTGGCCGCACGCGGCTCGGAACTGGAGATCGTCGCCGTCAACGACCTCGGTGACGTCGACACGATGGCCCACCTGCTGGCCTACGACTCGATCCTGGGCCGGTTCCCCGAGGAGATCGCCGCCGAGCCGGGTGCCATCCGCGTGGGCAGCCGGACGGTCAAGGTGCTCGCCGAGCGGGACCCCGCTGCCCTGCCCTGGGGCGACCTCGGCGTCGACCTCGTGATCGAGTCCACCGGCATCTTCACCGACGCCGCCCGGGCCCGCGCCCACATCGACGGCGGCGCGAAGAAGGTCGTCATCGCGGCCCCGGCCAGCGGCGAGGACCTCACGGTCGTGCTCGGTGTCAACGAGGACGCCTACGACCCGGAGCGGCACACGATCATCTCCAACGCCTCCTGCACCACCAACTGTCTCGCGGTGCTGGCCAAGGTGCTGCACGAGAGCGTGGGCATCGAGGCGGGCATGATGACCACCGTCCACGCCTACACCCAGGACCAGAACCTCCAGGACGCCCCGCACAAGGACCTGCGCCGGGCGCGTGCCGCGGGCCTGAACATCGTGCCCACCTCCAGCGGCGCCGCCAAGGCCATCGGCCTGGTGCTGCCCGAACTGGCGGGCAAACTGGACGCGTTCGCGCTGCGGGTGCCGGTGCCCACCGGCTCGGTCACCGACCTCACGGTGACGCCGGGCCGGCGCACCTCCGTCGAGGAGGTCAACGAGGCCTACGCGGCGGCCGCGGCCGGCGCCTACAAGGGCCTGCTGTCCTACAGCGAGGCGCCCCTCGTCAGCACCGACATCGTCGGCGACCCCGCCTCCTGCGTCTTCGACGCCGGGCTCACCCGCGTGACCGACGGACAGGTCAAGGTCGTCGGCTGGTACGACAACGAATGGGGTTACTCCAACCGTCTCATCGACCTCGCCCTGCTGGTCGGCGCCGCCCTCTGA
- the ptlH gene encoding 1-deoxypentalenic acid 11-beta-hydroxylase, producing the protein MTYVTGEYTDCTPLLGDREALDGFFEEHGYLYLRGVLDRDLVRTTAEQMLEGLVALGAADPRATLDDVAIDSFEEVDEVAMHKYVKYDDFWNHPSTLEVFERVFGEPVFVFRSTTIRYYPSAAGAEEPSFAHLTPFHQDGFYIGPNKDFRPVWIPLVATTKESGGVALADGSHRRGPREHVVHESFRRFGHPVRGIPAELMGEDEALLHSAMEPGDVLFMHAYTCHKSVPNLSSPPVMRMSMDTRVQPATTERGFNALTPWTESAKDPSKGIMSKITGTPSAVE; encoded by the coding sequence ATGACGTACGTGACCGGCGAATACACGGACTGCACGCCTCTGCTGGGCGACCGGGAGGCCCTCGACGGCTTCTTCGAGGAGCACGGCTACCTGTATCTGCGCGGCGTCCTCGACCGCGACCTCGTTCGGACCACCGCGGAGCAGATGCTGGAGGGGCTGGTGGCGCTGGGCGCCGCCGACCCGCGGGCCACCCTGGACGACGTCGCCATCGACTCCTTCGAGGAGGTCGACGAGGTGGCGATGCACAAGTACGTCAAGTACGACGACTTCTGGAACCACCCCTCCACCCTGGAGGTGTTCGAGCGGGTCTTCGGCGAGCCCGTCTTCGTCTTCCGCTCCACCACCATCCGCTACTACCCCTCGGCCGCCGGCGCCGAGGAGCCGTCGTTCGCCCATCTGACGCCGTTCCACCAGGACGGCTTCTACATCGGCCCCAACAAGGACTTCCGCCCCGTGTGGATACCGCTCGTCGCGACCACCAAGGAATCCGGCGGGGTCGCGCTCGCGGACGGCAGCCACCGGCGGGGCCCGCGCGAGCACGTCGTGCACGAGTCCTTCCGCCGGTTCGGCCACCCGGTGCGCGGCATACCCGCCGAACTCATGGGCGAGGACGAGGCGTTGCTGCACTCGGCCATGGAGCCGGGCGACGTGCTGTTCATGCACGCCTACACCTGTCACAAGTCGGTCCCCAACCTGTCCTCGCCGCCGGTCATGCGGATGTCCATGGACACCCGCGTCCAGCCGGCCACGACGGAGCGCGGCTTCAACGCGCTGACGCCGTGGACGGAATCGGCGAAGGACCCCTCCAAGGGGATCATGTCCAAGATCACCGGAACTCCCAGTGCGGTTGAATAG
- the ptlF gene encoding 1-deoxy-11-beta-hydroxypentalenate dehydrogenase has product MHLHPRTAVVTGAASGIGLALTARLARAGVKVLMADIQGDALRHRAGELAARGADVRAETVDLTDADAVQALAETAYGTFGDIDVVCNNAGVVGPVGMPLWEVPPARMREVFEVNHWAHVHVARAFVPRLLAGGRPAHLVHTASMSAFAVGSGSAAYAASKHADLAVARSLRADLAGTPVRVSVLCPGRVDTPLVRGLAAPRDATGDTTVTAGLVAETVWDALGSDRFYLFTNADAATRLRDQFDDVRRHLTSPVHPTQETLWNASGQTPPTAPRPNPPTSGG; this is encoded by the coding sequence GTGCACTTACACCCCAGGACGGCCGTGGTCACCGGCGCGGCGAGCGGTATCGGGCTCGCCCTCACCGCCCGCCTCGCCCGGGCCGGAGTCAAGGTGCTCATGGCGGACATCCAGGGCGACGCCCTGCGCCACCGGGCCGGCGAACTCGCCGCGCGCGGCGCGGACGTCCGCGCCGAGACCGTGGACCTCACCGACGCGGACGCCGTGCAGGCACTGGCCGAGACGGCGTACGGCACCTTCGGCGACATCGACGTGGTCTGCAACAACGCCGGTGTCGTCGGCCCCGTCGGCATGCCGCTGTGGGAGGTGCCGCCGGCGCGGATGCGCGAGGTCTTCGAGGTGAACCACTGGGCGCACGTCCATGTCGCCCGCGCCTTCGTGCCGCGGCTGCTGGCCGGCGGCCGGCCCGCCCACCTCGTGCACACCGCCTCCATGTCGGCGTTCGCCGTGGGCAGCGGCAGCGCCGCCTACGCCGCCTCCAAGCACGCCGACCTGGCGGTCGCCCGCAGCCTGCGGGCCGACCTCGCCGGCACCCCCGTGCGGGTCTCGGTGCTCTGCCCAGGCCGGGTCGACACCCCGCTGGTCCGCGGCCTCGCCGCCCCGCGCGACGCGACCGGGGACACCACGGTCACCGCCGGCCTGGTCGCCGAGACCGTGTGGGACGCGCTGGGCTCCGACCGTTTCTACCTCTTCACCAACGCCGACGCGGCCACCCGGCTGCGCGACCAGTTCGACGACGTACGGCGCCACCTCACCTCCCCTGTCCACCCCACGCAGGAGACGCTGTGGAACGCTTCCGGGCAGACGCCCCCGACGGCCCCGCGACCGAACCCGCCGACCTCGGGAGGGTGA
- the ptlE gene encoding neopentalenolactone/pentalenolactone D synthase — MERFRADAPDGPATEPADLGRVRARYREERDKRLRPGAGRVYRPARGELSRYAADPHAVPDDREPVTDTVDVAVVGAGIGGLLLGARLRETCGFERIRLVDAAGDVGGTWYWNRFPGLRCDIESYVYLPLLEELGTVPTEKYVTGAEILAHCRAVARHYGLYRDALLGTSVTELRWDEPSSHWLVRTDRGDRFRARYVCMAIGSLHRPKLPAVEGLETFRGHSFHTARWDYDYTGDGVPGSLAALRDKRVGIVGTGATAVQVIPHLAEASAHLYVFQRTPPAVGPRGNRPTDPDWVKGLRPGWQQRRMDNFHDLTSGVARTEDLVADGWTEITAGLAAILPKSGGTDGAAGPAEAAAAVERADFRKMEELRARVDAVVRDPRTAAALKPYYRLFCKRPCFHDGYLETFNRPDVTLVDTEGRGIERLTEHAVVAAGREYPVDCLVLASGYESEYAVPYTTRAGYEVVGRDGVRLSERWADGARTFHGLMVNRFPNCFLLSKVQSGLHVNVPYMLGEQSRHVAHVLKAVQDRGHHVVEVSATGEKEWTEEILRLANRNLDYAESCTPGLFNNEGRPGDLHVLNGSYGGGSVAFLNVLRAWREAGDLAHLELSD, encoded by the coding sequence GTGGAACGCTTCCGGGCAGACGCCCCCGACGGCCCCGCGACCGAACCCGCCGACCTCGGGAGGGTGAGGGCCAGGTACCGCGAGGAGCGCGACAAGCGGCTGCGGCCCGGTGCCGGCCGGGTCTACCGGCCCGCGCGCGGCGAGCTGTCCCGCTACGCGGCCGACCCCCACGCCGTGCCGGACGACCGTGAGCCCGTCACCGACACGGTCGACGTCGCCGTCGTCGGCGCCGGCATCGGCGGCCTGCTGCTGGGCGCCCGGCTGCGCGAGACGTGCGGCTTCGAGCGGATCCGTCTGGTCGACGCGGCCGGCGACGTCGGCGGCACCTGGTACTGGAACCGGTTCCCCGGCCTCAGGTGCGACATCGAGAGCTACGTCTACCTGCCGCTGCTGGAGGAACTGGGCACCGTGCCCACGGAGAAGTACGTGACCGGCGCCGAGATCCTCGCGCACTGCCGCGCCGTCGCCCGGCACTACGGCCTCTACCGGGACGCCCTGCTGGGCACCTCCGTCACCGAACTGCGCTGGGACGAGCCGAGTTCGCACTGGCTGGTGCGCACCGACCGCGGCGACCGCTTCCGGGCCCGCTACGTGTGCATGGCGATCGGCTCGCTGCACCGGCCCAAACTGCCCGCCGTCGAGGGCCTGGAGACCTTCCGCGGGCACTCCTTCCACACCGCCCGCTGGGACTACGACTACACCGGCGACGGCGTCCCGGGCAGCCTCGCCGCGCTGCGCGACAAGCGGGTGGGGATCGTCGGGACGGGCGCCACGGCGGTGCAGGTGATCCCGCACCTGGCCGAGGCGTCCGCGCACCTGTACGTCTTCCAGCGCACCCCGCCCGCGGTGGGCCCCCGGGGCAACCGGCCCACCGACCCGGACTGGGTGAAGGGGCTGCGACCCGGCTGGCAGCAGCGGCGCATGGACAACTTCCACGACCTGACCTCCGGGGTGGCGCGGACGGAGGACCTGGTGGCGGACGGCTGGACGGAGATCACGGCCGGTCTCGCGGCGATCCTGCCGAAGTCCGGCGGGACGGACGGCGCCGCCGGCCCCGCCGAGGCGGCCGCCGCCGTGGAACGCGCCGACTTCCGCAAGATGGAGGAGCTGCGCGCCCGCGTCGACGCCGTCGTCCGCGACCCCCGTACCGCGGCCGCCCTCAAGCCGTACTACCGGCTGTTCTGCAAGCGGCCCTGCTTCCACGACGGGTACCTGGAGACCTTCAACCGGCCCGACGTCACCCTCGTGGACACCGAGGGACGCGGCATCGAACGGCTCACCGAGCACGCGGTGGTCGCGGCCGGCCGGGAGTACCCGGTCGACTGCCTGGTCCTGGCCTCGGGCTACGAGTCCGAGTACGCGGTGCCGTACACCACCCGGGCCGGCTACGAGGTGGTGGGCCGGGACGGGGTGCGGCTCTCGGAGCGCTGGGCCGACGGGGCGCGGACGTTCCACGGCCTGATGGTGAATCGTTTCCCCAACTGTTTCCTGCTGTCCAAGGTCCAGTCGGGGCTGCACGTCAACGTGCCCTACATGCTGGGCGAGCAGAGCAGGCACGTCGCCCACGTCCTCAAAGCCGTCCAGGACCGCGGCCACCACGTCGTGGAGGTCTCCGCCACCGGCGAGAAGGAGTGGACCGAGGAGATCCTCCGGCTCGCGAACCGCAACCTCGACTACGCCGAGTCCTGCACCCCGGGCCTGTTCAACAACGAGGGCCGCCCGGGTGACCTGCACGTCCTCAACGGCAGCTACGGCGGCGGCTCGGTGGCCTTCCTGAACGTCCTGCGCGCCTGGCGCGAGGCCGGAGACCTCGCCCACCTCGAACTCAGCGACTGA
- a CDS encoding MFS transporter, which produces MTHREAPPTGAPGTQEPPSPQQPPALPGLSTTGLVVVLTGFALSIVDFFIVNVALTTIGRDLHGGETALELVVSGYGIAYALGLVLGGRLGDAYGRRRLFVWGLVAFTLSSALCGVAPSVGFLIAARLLQGAAAAMLVPQVLATIQAATEGQARARAISLYGATAGLAAVAGQILGGLLVSLDIAGAGWRSVFLINVPVGVAALLAVRHMPDTRAQRRPGFDLTGTLLFGVALVCVLLVIVEGQALGWPVWLWALPVVAAAAVAALVRVERRLEAEGGSPLLPPSVLSRTGMRRGLLAMVPFSIGFGSFMFVYALVAQDDFGLGGLGSGAVLSPFASAFFVVALFTPKIAAALGRRIVTLGATVQGAGLLLMALLIGTTWPHVPVVLVLAVLAFTGVGQALIGPTLFRMILADVPPAQAGMGSGVLVTSQQTATALGATVGGTLYLALGDSMGHSSAAVVVLCLLTVFSATIFAISLRLPDPA; this is translated from the coding sequence ATGACTCATCGCGAAGCACCCCCCACCGGCGCTCCCGGCACCCAGGAGCCGCCGTCCCCCCAGCAGCCCCCCGCGTTACCGGGCCTGTCCACGACCGGTCTGGTCGTGGTGCTCACCGGGTTCGCGCTGTCCATCGTCGACTTCTTCATCGTCAACGTGGCGCTGACGACGATCGGGCGCGACCTGCACGGCGGCGAGACCGCGCTGGAACTGGTCGTGTCCGGCTACGGCATCGCCTACGCGCTCGGCCTGGTCCTCGGCGGGCGGCTCGGCGACGCGTACGGCAGGCGCCGGCTCTTCGTGTGGGGCCTGGTGGCCTTCACCCTCAGCTCCGCGCTGTGCGGGGTGGCCCCGAGCGTCGGCTTCCTGATCGCGGCCCGGCTCCTGCAGGGCGCGGCAGCGGCCATGCTGGTGCCGCAGGTCCTCGCGACGATCCAGGCGGCCACCGAGGGCCAGGCCCGCGCCCGCGCCATCAGCCTCTACGGCGCGACCGCGGGACTCGCGGCGGTGGCCGGCCAGATCCTCGGCGGACTGCTGGTCTCGCTGGACATCGCCGGGGCCGGCTGGCGTTCGGTGTTCCTGATCAACGTGCCGGTCGGCGTGGCCGCGCTGCTCGCCGTGCGGCACATGCCGGACACCCGGGCGCAGCGCAGGCCGGGCTTCGACCTCACCGGCACCCTGCTGTTCGGGGTGGCCCTGGTCTGTGTCCTGCTGGTGATCGTCGAGGGACAGGCGCTGGGCTGGCCGGTGTGGCTGTGGGCGCTGCCGGTGGTCGCGGCCGCGGCGGTGGCGGCGCTGGTCCGGGTGGAACGGCGGCTGGAGGCCGAGGGCGGTTCGCCGCTGCTGCCTCCGTCGGTGCTCTCCCGCACCGGAATGCGCCGGGGACTGCTCGCGATGGTTCCGTTCTCGATCGGATTCGGCAGCTTCATGTTCGTCTACGCCCTGGTCGCGCAGGACGACTTCGGTCTCGGCGGACTGGGCTCCGGGGCGGTGCTGTCGCCCTTCGCCTCCGCCTTCTTCGTGGTGGCCCTGTTCACCCCGAAGATCGCGGCGGCCCTCGGGCGGCGCATCGTCACCCTCGGGGCCACCGTCCAGGGGGCCGGCCTGCTGCTGATGGCGCTGCTGATCGGGACCACCTGGCCGCACGTGCCGGTGGTCCTGGTGCTGGCCGTGCTGGCGTTCACCGGTGTCGGACAGGCCCTGATCGGGCCCACCCTGTTCCGGATGATCCTCGCCGACGTCCCGCCCGCCCAGGCCGGCATGGGCAGCGGCGTGCTGGTCACCAGCCAGCAGACGGCCACCGCCCTGGGCGCGACCGTCGGCGGCACGCTCTACCTCGCCCTCGGCGACTCGATGGGCCACTCCTCGGCGGCGGTCGTCGTCCTCTGCCTGCTGACCGTCTTCTCCGCGACCATCTTCGCCATCAGCCTCAGACTGCCCGACCCCGCCTGA